A part of Methanomassiliicoccaceae archaeon genomic DNA contains:
- a CDS encoding archease: protein MHSYERLEHTADAFVRCTGSTLEECFANAAYAMFDQTLDLRGVSPKRTVHTETEGDTSEERLYNFLSELLFIQETERIFLCRFSVRFSGDSVICDAEGEDLDLGRHKARTEVKAVTYHMLDVDAKTPSVTVLFDI from the coding sequence TGCATTCCTATGAGAGGCTGGAACATACCGCGGACGCATTCGTAAGGTGCACCGGGAGCACGCTCGAGGAGTGTTTTGCCAACGCGGCGTACGCGATGTTCGATCAGACCCTCGACCTGAGGGGCGTGTCCCCCAAGAGGACCGTCCACACAGAGACCGAGGGAGATACCTCCGAGGAACGGCTCTACAACTTCCTTTCAGAACTCCTTTTCATACAGGAAACGGAACGGATCTTCCTATGCAGGTTCTCGGTGCGGTTCAGCGGGGACAGCGTCATATGCGATGCAGAGGGAGAGGACCTCGACCTTGGCAGGCATAAGGCCAGGACCGAGGTTAAGGCCGTGACGTACCATATGCTCGATGTGGATGCGAAGACGCCTAGCGTCACCGTTCTGTTCGACATATAA